A single window of Mangifera indica cultivar Alphonso chromosome 18, CATAS_Mindica_2.1, whole genome shotgun sequence DNA harbors:
- the LOC123202142 gene encoding pathogen-related protein-like encodes MSTGDDAPVTAAGTGDKYRSFLKDEGGEKIQWRHGGPPSFDSVNQLFEEGRTKEWPKGSLEELVQNAIKTWDMEFQHKTRLQDYKTINPEKFKLSVNGREGLSAEETLKLGSYNALLKNSLPEEFKYYKAEEESFESSHEAFRLALPRGFAWELLTLYSGPPVIAFKFRHWGFFEGPFKGHAPTGEKVEFIGLGTVKVDESLRVEDVEIYYDPAELFGGLLKEPPISESTEKEDKISESSKPLIHGCPFSNKE; translated from the exons ATGTCAACAGGTGACGATGCTCCAGTTACAGCAGCTGGGACGGGAGATAAGTACAGGTCCTTCCTGAAAGATGAAGGTGGAGAGAAAATTCAATGGAGACATGGCGGCCCTCCCTCCTTTGACAGCGTAAATCAGCTCTTTGAAGAAGGCCGAACTAAG GAGTGGCCCAAAGGATCCTTAGAAGAATTAGTGCAAAATGCTATCAAGACATGGGATATGGAGTTCCAACACAAAACCCGCCTGCAAGATTACAAAACCATTAATCCTGAGAAGTTTAAGCTCAGTGTTAATg GAAGGGAGGGATTATCTGCTGAAGAGACACTGAAATTAGGAAGCTACAATGCGTTGTTGAAGAATTCACTGCCAGAGGAGTTCAAATACTACAAAGCAGAAGAAGAGAGCTTCGAATCATCTCATGAAGCATTTCGATTGGCTTTACCTCGAGGGTTTGCCTGGGAACTTCTGACTCTTTATTCTGGTCCTCCTGTTATTGCTTTCAAATTCAGGCACTGGGGTTTCTTTGAAGGCCCCTTCAAAGGGCATGCCCCCACCGGAGAAAAGGTTGAATTTATTGGGTTGGGCACTGTTAag GTTGATGAATCACTGAGGGTAGAGGATGTAGAAATCTACTATGACCCAGCAGAGTTATTTGGAGGATTATTAAAAGAGCCACCAATTTCTGAGTCGACGGAGAAGGAAGATAAGATTTCTGAAAGTTCAAAACCATTAATCCATGGCTGTCCCTTCTCCAACAAAGAATAA
- the LOC123202187 gene encoding alpha-1,3/1,6-mannosyltransferase ALG2-like, which translates to METNKASKKLNIAIVHPDLGIGGAERLIVDAAVELVSHGHNVHVFTAHHDKTRCFEETLGGTFPVTVYGDFLPRHIFYRLHALCAYVRCIFVALCVLLNWSPFDIILADQVSVVIPILKLKGSTKVLFYCHFPDLLLAQHTTFLRRIYRMPIDFVEEITTGMADMILVNSKFTATTFANTFKRLHARGIFPAVLYPAVNVDQFDEPYSNKLNFLSINRFERKKNIDLALSAFVTLQMHEGDHNISDVTLTIAGGYDGRLRENVEYLEELKRFAVENKVANRVRFVTSCSTAERNAFLSECLCVLYTPKDEHFGIVPLEAMAAHKPVIACNSGGPVETIKNGVTGFLCNPTPQAFASAMGTLIKDPQLAKTMGEEALKHVTENFSTKTFGQHLNRFVIDIVRGKED; encoded by the exons ATGGAAACGAACAAAGCAAGCAAAAAGCTGAACATCGCCATCGTACACCCCGATCTGGGAATCG GTGGAGCTGAGAGATTGATTGTTGATGCCGCTGTTGAGCTTGTTTCCCATGGGCACAATGTTCATGTTTTTACAGCTCACCATGATAAGACTCGGTGTTTTGAGGAAACTCTTGGTG GTACCTTCCCAGTTACAGTGTATGGGGATTTCCTACCTCGCCATATCTTCTACCGTCTTCATGCATTATGTGCATACGTGCGATGCATTTTTGTTGCGCTTTGTGTGCTTCTCAATTGGTCACCATTTGACATTATACTGGCTGATCAAGTTTCTGTGGTCATCccaattttgaaacttaaagggtCAACAAAG GTTTTATTCTATTGTCACTTCCCAGATTTGTTACTGGCTCAACATACAACTTTTCTCAGGAGAATATATAGGATGCCTATAGACTTTGTTGAAGAAATAACAACTG GAATGGCAGATATGATACTTGTTAATAGTAAATTTACAGCCACTACCTTTGCTAATACTTTCAAGCGTCTTCATGCACGAGGAATTTTTCCAGCTGTCCTATATCCGGCAGTCAATGTGGATCAGTTTGATGAACCCTATTCTAATAA GTTGAATTTTCTCTCCATTAACCgttttgaaaggaaaaagaatattGATTTAGCTCTTTCAGCCTTTGTTACGCTTCAAATGCATGAAGGGGATCATAACATATCTGATGTTACCTTGACCATTGCAG GTGGGTATGATGGACGCTTGAGGGAGAATGTTGAGTACTTGGAGGAGCTTAAACGCTTTGCAGTAGAAAATAAAGTTGCCAACCGTGTTAGGTTTGTTACGTCTTGCTCCACAGCTGAAAGAAACGCCTTTCTCTCTGAATGCCTGTGTGTACTTTATACACCAAAG GATGAACACTTCGGCATTGTTCCATTAGAGGCAATGGCAGCGCACAAACCTGTAATTGCATGCAACAGCGGAGGCCCTGTGGAGACGATTAAGAATGGGGTTACTGGATTCCTTTGCAACCCTACGCCCCAAGCTTTCGCATCGGCCATGGGTACTCTCATCAAGGATCCCCAGTTGGCTAAGACAATGGGTGAAGAGGCCCTGAAGCATGTCACAGAGAATTTCTCTACAAAGACTTTTGGCCAGCATTTGAATCGATTCGTCATTGATATCGTTAGAGGTAAGGAAGACTGA